A stretch of DNA from Pseudomonadota bacterium:
ACCTTAGGACCGTTATAGTTACGGCCGCCGTTTACTGGGGCTTCGATTCAATGCTCTCACATCTCGTCTTAACCTTCCAGCACCGGGCAGGCGTCAGACCCTATACGTCGGCTTGGGAGCCTTCGCAGAGCCCTGTGTTTTAAATAAACAGTCGCTACCCCCTGGCTTGTGACGCCCATCCATAGTTGCCTACGAGTGGGCCACGCTTATCCCGAAGTTACGCGTGCAATTTGCCTAGTTCCTTCAACATCATTCTCTCAAGCGCCTTGGTATACTCTACCATCCCACCTGTGTCGGTTTAGGGTACGGTCTCATGTTGGAGCTATTTCCTGGCACTGCTTCACTGCCCCTACCAATCCAATAAGGAGGAACAATACACGCAATGCGTCACTACCAACTGGTTCAGGAATATTAACCTGATTTCCATCGACTACGCCTTTCGGCCTCGCCTTAGGTGCCGACTAACCCTGCTCTGATTAACATAACGCAGGAACCCTTGGGATTTCGGCGACAGAGTTTCTCACTCTGTTTGTCGCTACTCATGTCAGCATTCGCACTTCCGATACCTCCACGGTTGTTGACACAACCGCTTCGCAGGCCTACGGAACGCTCCGCTACCACTTGACTTACGTCAAGTCCTAAGCTTCGGTACATAGTTTAATCCCCGGTACATTTTCGCCGCAAGATAGCTTATTTAGACCAGTGAGCTATTACGCTTTCTTTAAAGGATGGCTGCTTCTAAGCCAACCTCCTGGTTGTTATGGCCGTCTCACATGCTTCCCAACTTAACTATGATTTTGGGACCTTAGCTGTAGATCTGGGTTGTTTCCCTCTCGACTACGGCAGTTAGCTGTCGCAGTCTGTCTCCCGAGTAGTACTCATGGGTATTCGGAGTTTGGTTAGATTTGGTAAGGCTTTGGGCCCCCCTAGTCCATCCAGTGCTCTACCCCCCACGGTATTCGCTCGAGGCACTACCTAAATAGTTTTCGCGGAGAACCAGCTATTACGAAGTTTGATTGGCCTTTCACCCCTAACCACAGCTCATCACCTACCTTTTCAACGGGAGTGTGTTCGGCCCTCCAGCTGGTGTTACCCAACCTTCAGCCTGGCCATGGCTAGATCACCTCGTTTCGGGTCTAATACGTGCAACTTGTCGCCCTATTCAGACTTGCTTTCGCTACGCCTACACCTATCGGCTTAAGCTTGCTGCACACACTAAGTCGCTGACCCATTATACAAGAGGTACGCCGTCACGGACTAAATCCGCTCCGACTGCTTGTAGGCATACGGTTTCAGGAACTATTTCACTCCCCTCGTCGGGGTGCTTTTCACCTTTCCATCACTGTACTGGTTCACTATCGGTCGGTAAGGAGTACTTAGGCTTAGATCGTGGTCGACCTATGTTCAGACAGGATTTCACGTGTCCCGCCCTACTCGAGATTATTTGCTATATTACCCGTACGGGACTATCACCCCCTATGGTTCAACTTTCCAGAAGATTCCGGTTATTTCACAAATAATACTGGCCTGGTCCCCGTTCGCTCGTCACTACTAGGGGAGTCTCAATTGATGTCCTTTCCTCCGGCTACTGAGATATTTCAATTCACCGGGTTTGCTTAATAACCCTATGTATTCAGGTTACTATACCTCTTAATGAATTCAGAATCCAACATCGATCGCTCGATGCTGTGTACTGAATTCAGAGGTGGGTTTCCCCATTCGGAAATCTCCGGATCAAAGTTTTTTCACAACTCCCCGAAGCTTATCGCAGTGTAACACGTCCTTCATCGCCTCTTACCACCAAGGCATTCACCATATGCCCTTCTCTTATTATCTAGATACAAAGATCTAATTACTTAAAAATTTGGCGCTTGATTGATTTTATGATGCACCTCACGCACAGAGCAAAACAGGCTAAGTCGGCTAAGCTATATTCTTTAGCATACATTGAGTTCAAGGCTGCGGGTAACCCGTCTCCTGCCTTTTACTTCGTATAAGAATTGGCCGCTTCAAAAGCTGCATTCATTCTGTTCGTGCTGTACGAACTAATTTTAACAATCAGCATCAACGTCTTTACCTGCTTGCTATTCAAAGCGAGCTGCGAAACCCCGATCTCCTCGTTAGACGGTGAAGGTTCGGTGTTGGCAGCGCTAGTAAAGCGCGTTGTAGATACCTATTCACTTTTCATTCATCAGCGGGAGGTGGTCTGGAGCGCTTTCGCTTCCTGAGTCTCTCCGCAACCCTTCGAGAAGTTTTCCTCGTCGGGGATGGGCGTTATAATAGCACAACGCGCCCCTCGTCAAGCAAGAAAATGAAAAAAATCCACAGGCAAAAATTTGGCGGAAATCCGCCAGTTTTTTACTCACAGGGCGCACAGCCCCTCGTTTCGGGTGAAAGTTTTTTTACATCCCGATAGAAAATTTATCATCGGCGACCTAATTTCACGCCACTAACACCGCATTTCTATGGAGCTATGACAATGAAACTATCCCACCTGATCCTCGTTCCCGCCTTGCTCAGCCTTGCTGCGTGCGGCACCACCAAACAAGATCGCGCTGTTTCCGGCGGGCTGATCGGCGCCGGCGCAGGCGCTGTGATTGGCTCTACCGTTGCCGCTCCGGTCACCGGCGCGTTGATTGGCGGCAGCGTTGGCGCCGCCACCGGGGCGCTCGCCGATCCTGATACGATCAATCTGGGCAAGCCGTGGTGGAAATAACGTTCCTATAGAGAGACTATAGAGAGGACACACGTATGCGCCGCCATTGTGCCATGTTGCTTGCCACCCTATTGAGCGTCAGCGCCTGTGGCGACACACGGCTTGAGCGCACGGGCAGCGGTGCGGCCATTGGCGGCGGCATCGGGGTGGCATCCGGATTTCTCTGCTGCGATGCCGGGAAAGGCGCGCAGTCCGGCCTTTTCATCGGCATGGCCGTCGGCGCGCTGATTGGGTTTCTGGTCGAGCACCCGCTGTTTTTCAATTACCACGACGATTAGCGAGCACCACGTGGGCATAAAAAAAGCGCCAGGAAATTCCTGGCGCTTTTTTGTTAGCGGGCGAGAACACTCTCTCCCTGGAAGCTAAGCCCTTCGGCCCAAGCCATCGTCCGCCCTAGAATACCCTCCCTGTTAAGATCGGGCGCAAGCCTAAGCATTTCATCCGTCAGAGCCAGGCAGGCCGTCTCACGGGTCTTTTGGTCGCCTGCGCGAATGATACGATTCTCTAACGCGTAAAGCTCCGGGCGCTTTTGCATCGGAACATTCTGCCCCGCTGCCTTCAGCACATCAAAAAAATGGGCGGTTGGGCGCAGTTGCTCCGACTGGGCGCTTCCTTTAAGCAATCTAAACGTATCAGCGTACTGCAGTGGGCCCGGAACGCGCTTTGTAAACATCCTATTCTCCTCCTAAAAACCACCCTCCTACCGCATCTTGCGCGCCGTGAGCATGACGGTTTGATGACAATTTTGTCCTCCCGCGCGCAATGCGCCTCGACGCTGGCCGCGAACCGCCCTATATATTATCCACAATCAATCGTTTCGTCTTAACGGAACCTTAGGAATTTCATGGCAAGGTGGAGATGTACAGTGGTGGATGAGCAGGTGATCGGAACGTTCCATGATCAGTTCATCCGAACATCGGACCATCCCCGCTGTATGGGTGAATCGGAGCATGGAGGCTCTGGCCACGCCGACAGCCACAGCGATATTATGATCGCCGAGCCGAAAGCGAAGACCAAGCGGCCTCCCATGTACAAGGTGATCCTGCTAAACGACGACTATACGCCGATGGATTTCGTGGTGATGGTACTGGAGCAGATTTTCCGCCGCCCCCACCACGACGCGCTGAACGTGATGCTGGAAGTGCATCAGAAAGGCGCGGGCCTCGCCGGAGTTTACACCCGGGATGTGGCCGAAACCAAGGTGGATCAGGTCATCGAATACGCACGGATCAACGAGTACCCGCTCCAATGCACTCTGGAACAGGAATCCTAGAACCAAGAGTAAAAACATGATCTCGCAAAACCTCGAAACCACTCTGCGCACCGCTCTGGAGCTTGCCAAGAAGCAACGCCATGAATATGCGACGCTGGAGCATTTGCTGCTCGCCCTGACCGAGGATGCGGATGCCTCCCCCGTCATGCGCGGCGTGGGCGTGAACCTCACCGACCTCAAACGTGCCCTGATCGATTTCATGGATCAGGAACTCGGCAGCCTCGTCGTCGATCAGCTCGATGAAGCCCGCCCAACCGCTGGTTTCCAGCGCGTCATCCACCGCGCCGCCATCCATGTCCAGTCCGCGGGTAAACACGAGGTGAACGGCGCCAACGTGCTCGTCGCCATGTTCTCCGAACGCGAATCCCACGCCGTATTCTTCCTTCAAGAGCAGGATGTTGGCCGCATCGATGTGGTGAACTTCATCTCCCATGGCATCGTCAAATTCGGCGACCTCACCCGCATTGCCGGCCCGCGCGACCATGGCGAGCAGGAAATGGATGACGGCTCGATCCGCTACACCGCCCAGCAAGAGAAACCAGCCACCGAAGAAAAAGACAGCAAAGACCCCCTCAGCCTTTATTGCGTCAACCTCAACAAAAAGGCGCAGACGGGCAAAACCGATATCCTCATCGGCCGCGAAAACGAAATCGAGCGCACCGTGCAGATCCTCTGCCGCCGCACCAAAAACAACCCGCTGCTGGTCGGCGAAGCGGGCGTCGGCAAAACGGCCATCGCCGAAGGCCTCGCCCTGCGCATCACCCGTGGCGAAGTGCCAAGCGTGCTGCGCAATGCCGTTATTTTCTCGCTCGATATGGGCAGCCTGCTTGCCGGAACCCGCTACCGCGGCGATTTCGAGGAGCGGATGAAAGCCGTCATCAAATCCATCGAAAAACTGCCCGGTGCCGTGCTGTTCATCGATGAAATCCACACCATCATCGGTGCCGGCTCCACCAGCGGCGGCGCGCTGGATGCCGCCAACCTGCTGAAACCCGCGCTGGCGCGTGGCTCCCTGCGGTGCATGGGCTCCACCACCTTCAAGGAATACAACGCCACCATCGAGAAGGACCGGGCGCTTGCCCGCCGTTTCCAGAAAATCGACGTCATGGAACCGACCGTCGAAGACACGATCAAAATCCTGCGCGGCCTCAAGCCCTATTACGAGGAACACCACAAGGTGCGCTTCCTGCCCGCCGCCATCGAGGCCGCGGTGGAGCTCTCCGCGCGCTATATCCACGACCGCAAACTGCCGGATAAAGCCATCGACGTCATCGATGAAGCCGGTGCCGCGCAGATGCTGCTGCCCGAGGCCAAGCGCAAAAAAACCATTACCGTGCGCGAGATCGAGGATGTGATCGCCAAAATGGCCCGCATGCCAAGCAAAACCGTCTCGCTCGACGATGCCGAGCAGCTGCGCAACCTTGAGAAAAACCTCAAACTCACCGTCTTCGGCCAGGATAAAGCCATCGAGGAACTCGCCGCCGCCGTCAAAATGGCCCGCGCAGGCCTACGGGATGACGCCAAACCGATGGGCTCGTATCTCTTCACCGGCCCAACGGGTGTGGGCAAAACCGAAGTCGCCCAGCAGCTCGCTAAAACGCTCGGCATGGAGCTGGTGCGCTTCGATATGTCCGAATATATGGAGAAACACTCCGTCTCCGGCCTCATCGGCGCGCCTCCGGGCTATGTCGGCTACGACCAGGGCGGCCAGTTGACCGATGCGGTCGACAAAACCCCCTACGCCGTGGTCCTGCTCGACGAAATCGAGAAAGCCCATCCGGATGTGTTCAACATCCTGCTGCAGGTGATGGATTACGGCCGCCTGACCGACCAGAACGGCAAACAGGTCAATTTCCGCAACACCATCCTCATCATGACCAGCAATGCCGGGGCATCGGATGCCGCCCGCGCGCCGATCGGCTTCAACCGCGAAGGCCGCGCCGGCGAGGACAAAGAGGCCGTGAACAAGCTGTTCACCCCCGAATTCCGCAACCGGTTGGATGCCACCATCGGCTTTGGCCACCTGACGCGCGACGTGGTCAAGCATGTCGTCCAGAAGTTCATCTACCGCCTCGAATCGCAATTGTCGGAGCGTAACATCACCATTAACCTGAGCGAAACCGCCCAGAACTGGCTGGCCGAACATGGCTACGACAAAGCCATGGGCGCCCGTCCCCTCGCCCGCCTGATCGCTGATAAAATCAAGAAACCCCTCGCCGAGGAAGTGCTGTTCGGCAAGCTCAGCAAAGGCGGCTCCGTCACCATCAGCGAGCAGGACGACGCCCTCACCTTCACCTACGCCCCCACCAAACCCAAAGGCAAAAAACAAGCCGTGGATGATGGCGAGTTGGTAGGGTAAACCGCATGCCTGTCATCACCTTAGAGCCATCAGACGCACCGCCTGAGCCAAACGCACGTCGCTACCCGGATGTTATTCCAAGCATCCATGAACTGCTTTCGATTGTCTCCTTTGACAAAATACAAAGAGACGGCGCCCTCGATCAATTCACTTCAGGTAAAGATACCATCCGGTTTGATACCTCAGCAAACGACCCGGTTGCTACTGAATATCGCCAAATCCGCGAAGCCTTAAAAGCATCGATCCAAGATGATTGGCTATTGAAAACCCTCCCCCCCGGCTCACAACAAGGTGACTACGAACAGCGCCTCGCATACTTAGTGACTGATTCTATCAGAGACACAACATTCTCTGCGCGCAATTACCGCCAAGCGCAAGACGGCGGCTCAACCTCGCGTAACCTCAATCAGCTCACGGACCAGGACGAATATGACTGCGAACATCTTGTCTATATTCGCGGCTTGCTGATGCAGGAAGGCGATCAGTATGCCGTGGCCCAAGGCCTGAGAACCCAATCGACCCAATTTTATGCCATACCGGGCACCATGTTAACCGATCCGTTATTCAATCAAGATATTTTACAGGGACATATCTTCATTGCCAGCGCTGCGACCGGTAATATTGTTGAAGCAACGGATAGAGGCACCGGGTATTATGGCACCAACCGTCATTTCGACGAGATTATTGCGGGTTACCCCATGGTCGCCAATAATTCCATTTATGCGCCCAGCGCATATAATGCAGATCTGGAAGCAGCAGCCCAACGCTTATCTGTCATTCAAAAAACGCCCGAGCATCTGGATACGCTTGGCGCAATGAGGCAGCGCGTGTTGAATATCCCAAATCCATTCGCGAAAAATAGCCTCGGCGAAGCCTTGTGGTATTCTAACCAATTGAGTACGCGGGCATTAGACTTTGAAAGTCAGTGTGCCTCCACGATGCTAGTCATGACAACGGACGGCGCTGCCATTATCGCAGAATCGGGTGCTGCACTAGAAGCAGGCCAGTTACTGGTAGACCAGAAATGCACTAGCAAAGCAGTACTCCACGAACAAAAAGAGCGCGCTGTCGATTCCATTAAAAAATGGCTTTTTCCAGAAAAATTGACGTTCTCCGATGTCCCTAAAGAAAAAGAATCTGCCGAGAAAGAGCCTGCCCGGATAAGCATCCTGCCGCCCAATCCAGATGCTGCCATTGAGCGTTAGCCATAGCCATCCATTCGTCTACATGCTAACATACGGCATGCGCTTCTTTTTTCTCTTCCCCCTCCTCTTCGTCCTGCCTGCACACGCCCAACCTCTCACCTACACCCGCCTCACCTCCGGCACCGGCTTTGTGGTGAATCGGGAGGGCCATGTCATCACCAACGCCCATGTGGTGCAGGCCTGCCAGTCCATTTCCATCCTGACGCCAGAAGGCGAGCTACCCGCCACCCTTGTCGCCAGCGACCGCGAGCGCGACCTTGCTGTGCTCAAAGCGCCGTCGTTTCGTGGCAAAGCCATCGCCCCGCTGCGCTGGAACATCGACGGGCTGCGCGTCGGGGATGCGGTCATCGTCATGGGCTTCCCCGGCGAGGAAGGCAGCACCGGCCACTCCCAATTCAAAAAAACCACCGTTACAAGCCTGAGCGGCCCCACCGGCGAGCCCAACCGCATCCAGCTGAAAAGCGTGGCCCGGCACGGCAATTCCGGCGGCCCGGTGCTCGATACCAGCGGCAACGTCATCGCCGTCATCACCGGCATCGCCCTCACCTATAAGGTGCAGCCCGATGGCCGCATCGGCCGCGAAGCCCTCGGCCAGTCGGATTTTGCCATCACCCTGCCCGCGCTGCAGGACTTCCTGCGCGACTACCGCATCCAATCCTATAAATCCTCCAGCGGGCAGATCGCCCGGGCAGACAGTGTCATTCAGGATAACGGCCATAGCTTCATCGTCCCCGTGCGCTGCATTCAGGGCACCGAGCAGCGCTAAAGAGATTGGCTAGTGATGAGCGGCGGCTGGGGCGGCGGCCGCAGCAGGCGCCGTCACCGGGGCTTCTACCGCCGGGGCGGACTCTTTCGGTGACGACAACGCCGCATCCGGAATCAGGATATGCGACCCACGCAGCATGATAATCGTAATCCGCCGGTTGCGCGGCCCACGTGGCTCCTGCGGTGTGTACAGCTCGCGGTCAGCCATCCCCACCACTTTTTTCGGCCGCTCCATTTCAACCCCGGCCTTCAGCAGGAACCGCCGCGCCGACTGGGCCCGGTCCGAGGAAAGCTCCCAATTCGTATAATTCGCCTGCCCGGCCTCCAGCTGCGACGCATCCGTATGCCCGGTGATCGAGATATAATTCGGCATCTTCTTGATTAGTGAGGTAATTTTCGTCAGGATCGCACGGCCGGCATCGGTCAGGGTCGACGTACCCTTCTCAAACATCGCATGCTTGTCGGAATCGGTAATATCGATCTTCAACCCCTCCGGCGACTGGCTCACGGCGATATTTTCCTGATATTGCTTCATCGCCGCGTCCTGCGAGAAGGCCTGCTCAATCGACGATGCCCCCTTCTTGAACAGGTTGTCGTCCATATTCGCGTCCGATTTCGAGGGAGTGTCCACGCTGTCAGGCGTGCTGCCGCTGGGCGGACTGCCGGCAATCACCGCGGGCGCCGATCCGCCCTTGCCCTTGCCATCCTTATTGGCCGTCGCGCCGCCATCGAAGCCGATCCCCTGGCTATCCTTGATCCCCTGCGTTGGCGTAAAATATTCCGATAGCCCCTGCAGCGTCGCCTTCGAGGACGACGACAGTAGCCACAGCAGCAGGAAAAACGCCATCATCGCGGTCACGAAATCGGCATAGGCCACTTTCCATGCCCCGCCATGATGGCCGCCGCCACTGACTTTCTTGACTTTCTTGATGATGGGACGCTTGGCATCGTCCTTTTTTTTCTCGCCAGCCATGCCCTAGGTCGCCGCTGGCAGGTTCTGCAGCAGCGTCTCCATCTCCGAGAATTTCGGCTGGTAGATGCTCGGAATATTGCCGCGGCCGATTTCCACCGACACTTGCGGCGCATTGCCCTGCAAGTGCGACACCAGCACCGAGCGAATGATCTGGTAGAAGGTAAAGTCCTGCTCATACACCTGATTCAGCTTCGTCGCGATCGGGCCGACCAACCCATAGGCCAGGAATACGCCAAGGAACGTGCCCACCAGCGCGCCGCCGATCATCCCGCCCAGAATCTCCACCGGCTCGCTGATGCTGGCCATGGTCTTGATCACCCCAAGCACCGCCGCTACAATGCCCAGCGCCGGAATACCATCGGCCATCGTCTGAATCGCATGCGCCGGCCCAAGCGCTTCATGATGGTGCTTCTCCAGCTGTTTTTCCATCATATCTTCAAGCTGGTTAGGGTCTTCGAAGTTCATGGTGATCATCCGCAGCGTATCGCAGATGAAATCGACCGCGAAATGGTCATGCAGGATTTTGGGGTAAAGCTGAAAAATAGCTGATTGTTCAGGATTTTCAATATGTTGTTCCAGCGCCACCATCCCTTTGGTGCGCACCAGCTTGAGGATGCTGAATAGCAATGCCAGCAGGTCCTTGTAATCCTGCGCCTTCCACTTTGGCCCCTTGAAGGATTTGCCCACATCCTTCAACGCGCCCTTGATCACGTTGCCCTTGTTGCCAAGCATGAAGGCGCCCACGGCCGCGCCGCCAATAGCCATGAATTCGTGCGGAGCCGCGTGCAGAATAATCTCAAGCTTCCCGCCAGCCATCAGATAGCTGCCGAAAACCATAGCAAAAACAACGACGATCCCGATTATTCCAAGCATGCGGTCAACATTCCATCGCTAAGTGAGCCGTCAATCTACCGCATTCCTTAGCGCTTTCCAGTGTAATCGCGCTTAGAGCCGATTGTTTTGCCCGGCTGTTGCAGCTGCGTCACGCGCGCGGGCGCCCGTCCCCCGCGCATCGGGGTAAAGTCCCGCCATACCAACGATGGGTTCGAGGGCGAGATAGGCCCGGTTGAGCTCTTCGACCAGTTGCGGGTCACGCAAGTCATCAAAGGTGAGTCGATCACGGTAATGGGTGGTCACCCATTGCTCTAACAAGTCATAGGTTTCATCGGTGAGAATGACCCCCGGATGCATCGCCTCTTCTTGTTCCGGATTCAGAACAATGCGTAAACGCAGGCATGCCGGGCCACCCCCATTACGCATGCTCTCGCGCACGTCAAGGTAGTGGACCTCATGCAACACCCCTTCCTCGACCAATCGCTCAATCACTGCCCGTGCCCCTGCATGTTGCGCACATTCGGCAGGTGCCACCAGCGCGTAACGCCCCCCCTCCAGCGCAAGCAACTGGGAGTTGAAAAGATAGGTCGCAACCGCATCCGCTACCGAAAGTTCTTGGGATCTTATTTCCCGATATAGGAATCCCGGACGCGTTGCAGCCATTTTCCGTAACTCTTCTTGATGCTCAGGAACAAAAGCCTCCGCATGAACGATCATGAGGTTGGTGGTATTCATGGCAATAACATCATTGTGAAAAACCCCCTGATCGATCGCCGCGGGCGATTGTTTCAAATAGAGGCAATGTTCCCTTTTAATACCATGGAGTCGCGATACACTTTCACTTGCAAGCAATTTTTGCCTAGCTGGCATTAAAAGAGATTTAATAGTTTTTTCATGACTTTTTCCATAGACAAAAATATGTGTCCCAATGGAATTATTTTCCGAGCATATTCTCATATGGTTAGCTGCTCCTTCATCGCCAAATTCATCGGTCGATGGAAGTGCATTATG
This window harbors:
- the clpS gene encoding ATP-dependent Clp protease adapter ClpS — translated: MGESEHGGSGHADSHSDIMIAEPKAKTKRPPMYKVILLNDDYTPMDFVVMVLEQIFRRPHHDALNVMLEVHQKGAGLAGVYTRDVAETKVDQVIEYARINEYPLQCTLEQES
- a CDS encoding N-succinylarginine dihydrolase, with the translated sequence MQAREWQFDGLVGPTHNYAGLAMGNLAAAQNAGAPSNPRLAALQGLQKMRFVRNLGVPQAFLPPHYRPRLSELTRLGFTGDVATILSTAAKEAPGLLASVYSSSFMWAANAATVTPATDTHNNCLHLTPANLVSHYHRSIETEFSKKLLQNIFHNDKLFSIHNALPSTDEFGDEGAANHMRICSENNSIGTHIFVYGKSHEKTIKSLLMPARQKLLASESVSRLHGIKREHCLYLKQSPAAIDQGVFHNDVIAMNTTNLMIVHAEAFVPEHQEELRKMAATRPGFLYREIRSQELSVADAVATYLFNSQLLALEGGRYALVAPAECAQHAGARAVIERLVEEGVLHEVHYLDVRESMRNGGGPACLRLRIVLNPEQEEAMHPGVILTDETYDLLEQWVTTHYRDRLTFDDLRDPQLVEELNRAYLALEPIVGMAGLYPDARGTGARARDAAATAGQNNRL
- a CDS encoding flagellar motor protein MotB, whose protein sequence is MAGEKKKDDAKRPIIKKVKKVSGGGHHGGAWKVAYADFVTAMMAFFLLLWLLSSSSKATLQGLSEYFTPTQGIKDSQGIGFDGGATANKDGKGKGGSAPAVIAGSPPSGSTPDSVDTPSKSDANMDDNLFKKGASSIEQAFSQDAAMKQYQENIAVSQSPEGLKIDITDSDKHAMFEKGTSTLTDAGRAILTKITSLIKKMPNYISITGHTDASQLEAGQANYTNWELSSDRAQSARRFLLKAGVEMERPKKVVGMADRELYTPQEPRGPRNRRITIIMLRGSHILIPDAALSSPKESAPAVEAPVTAPAAAAAPAAAHH
- the motA gene encoding flagellar motor stator protein MotA: MLGIIGIVVVFAMVFGSYLMAGGKLEIILHAAPHEFMAIGGAAVGAFMLGNKGNVIKGALKDVGKSFKGPKWKAQDYKDLLALLFSILKLVRTKGMVALEQHIENPEQSAIFQLYPKILHDHFAVDFICDTLRMITMNFEDPNQLEDMMEKQLEKHHHEALGPAHAIQTMADGIPALGIVAAVLGVIKTMASISEPVEILGGMIGGALVGTFLGVFLAYGLVGPIATKLNQVYEQDFTFYQIIRSVLVSHLQGNAPQVSVEIGRGNIPSIYQPKFSEMETLLQNLPAAT
- the clpA gene encoding ATP-dependent Clp protease ATP-binding subunit ClpA; the protein is MISQNLETTLRTALELAKKQRHEYATLEHLLLALTEDADASPVMRGVGVNLTDLKRALIDFMDQELGSLVVDQLDEARPTAGFQRVIHRAAIHVQSAGKHEVNGANVLVAMFSERESHAVFFLQEQDVGRIDVVNFISHGIVKFGDLTRIAGPRDHGEQEMDDGSIRYTAQQEKPATEEKDSKDPLSLYCVNLNKKAQTGKTDILIGRENEIERTVQILCRRTKNNPLLVGEAGVGKTAIAEGLALRITRGEVPSVLRNAVIFSLDMGSLLAGTRYRGDFEERMKAVIKSIEKLPGAVLFIDEIHTIIGAGSTSGGALDAANLLKPALARGSLRCMGSTTFKEYNATIEKDRALARRFQKIDVMEPTVEDTIKILRGLKPYYEEHHKVRFLPAAIEAAVELSARYIHDRKLPDKAIDVIDEAGAAQMLLPEAKRKKTITVREIEDVIAKMARMPSKTVSLDDAEQLRNLEKNLKLTVFGQDKAIEELAAAVKMARAGLRDDAKPMGSYLFTGPTGVGKTEVAQQLAKTLGMELVRFDMSEYMEKHSVSGLIGAPPGYVGYDQGGQLTDAVDKTPYAVVLLDEIEKAHPDVFNILLQVMDYGRLTDQNGKQVNFRNTILIMTSNAGASDAARAPIGFNREGRAGEDKEAVNKLFTPEFRNRLDATIGFGHLTRDVVKHVVQKFIYRLESQLSERNITINLSETAQNWLAEHGYDKAMGARPLARLIADKIKKPLAEEVLFGKLSKGGSVTISEQDDALTFTYAPTKPKGKKQAVDDGELVG
- a CDS encoding serine protease — translated: MRFFFLFPLLFVLPAHAQPLTYTRLTSGTGFVVNREGHVITNAHVVQACQSISILTPEGELPATLVASDRERDLAVLKAPSFRGKAIAPLRWNIDGLRVGDAVIVMGFPGEEGSTGHSQFKKTTVTSLSGPTGEPNRIQLKSVARHGNSGGPVLDTSGNVIAVITGIALTYKVQPDGRIGREALGQSDFAITLPALQDFLRDYRIQSYKSSSGQIARADSVIQDNGHSFIVPVRCIQGTEQR